One Penaeus vannamei isolate JL-2024 chromosome 27, ASM4276789v1, whole genome shotgun sequence genomic window carries:
- the LOC113810015 gene encoding uncharacterized protein, protein MDEHRFRDIRSHDRFVERNKGLVHIRSVAGSESNECVFSRGTPTHARQSLSLALPCPAPSPCSIIVYEDETLTQTPAENAVLAQVDVTTFLESSKFVKMDFHLKSDGSLHVTLQEPKSKVNQSFIIEADRS, encoded by the exons atggatgaacatagatttagagatattaggtcacatgaccgtttcgtggagaggaacaagggtctGGTTCACATAAGAtca GTAGCAGGTAGTGAGAGCAATGAATGCGTGTTCAGCAGGGGCACTCCTACACATGCACGGCAGAGTCTGAGTTTAGCCTTACCATGTCCTGCGCCTTCTCCATGCTCTATCATTGTTTATGAAGACGAGACCTTAACACAAACACCAGCAGAAAATGCAGTACTAGCTCAA GTTGATGTCACAACATTCTTAGAAAGCTCAAAATTTGTGAAAATGGACTTTCACCTGAAGag tgatGGAAGTCTCCATGTTACGTTACAGGAGCCAAAGTCCAAAGTTAATCAATCTTTTATTATTGAAGCAGATCGGAGTTGA